One genomic region from Fictibacillus marinisediminis encodes:
- a CDS encoding glycosyltransferase, with protein sequence MNNYKLSVVVLVYNTEEFLRDCLESLVNQTLKGIEIILVNDSSPDNSHLILEEYREKYDNITVIHQENSGGAVAGNNGLKRASGEYVTVMDSDDIVPLDAYEKLYKKAKETDSDIVIGKPNILVNGIQKEIIYKRERDVWKSSREVNHLLEFPDIFYDGFYWNKIYKRDFMIDNECFMPPGMLYADRPMVHKAFTKAKKINIITDTVYLWRKREEETDNKSITQMKNDIKNFLDRMSSLHHQLNYFDSLQDEELRTAFLKRNIDRLFFPIKGIAEDEEFREVYLREVKAVLSSIKDVYDNDLGVLRNLYIYMILNDLTEELLFYLSEEPNGPIVEENDHYFWALPFFRDGSERIPDEFYRIKVLLANFIKIKSIQYSDHHLTVSGLRIPNVFDVETATVILRSRTDVTDRIVMPLEENGDGSFSAAGEVDRRNESSIFDVYVEFIDINGTESMFRVSSKMVESTIEDQKANNRIYFTGKGNLSLLISNLRISQVTCDDQRILLDAKGWNTNIGFFMRDRRSKEKIFFQKLDDSQFQLPWKYFLEKHGSYDLYYRLVNDNVRISAAQFDRFEPQLIRIADRYIDLYKTGNNNVSLMSFTMINRITGKLKKLIKRKK encoded by the coding sequence ATGAATAATTACAAATTGAGTGTCGTCGTACTGGTCTATAATACGGAAGAATTTCTAAGAGATTGCCTGGAATCCCTGGTCAATCAAACGCTAAAAGGAATCGAGATCATTTTAGTCAATGACAGCAGCCCGGACAACAGCCACCTGATCCTTGAAGAATACCGGGAAAAGTACGATAACATTACGGTCATTCACCAAGAGAACAGCGGCGGTGCAGTTGCGGGCAACAACGGATTGAAACGAGCGTCCGGTGAGTATGTTACGGTCATGGATTCTGATGATATCGTTCCATTGGATGCGTATGAAAAACTATATAAAAAAGCGAAAGAAACAGATTCCGATATCGTGATCGGGAAACCAAATATATTGGTTAACGGAATTCAAAAGGAGATCATCTATAAAAGGGAACGGGATGTTTGGAAGAGCAGCCGGGAAGTGAACCATTTGCTTGAGTTTCCCGATATCTTTTACGATGGTTTCTATTGGAACAAGATCTATAAGCGCGACTTCATGATTGATAATGAATGCTTTATGCCTCCGGGGATGCTTTATGCCGACCGGCCGATGGTTCATAAAGCCTTCACAAAGGCGAAGAAGATCAATATTATTACAGACACGGTGTATTTGTGGAGAAAACGTGAGGAAGAGACAGATAACAAATCCATTACCCAGATGAAGAATGATATTAAAAATTTTCTGGACCGCATGAGCTCTCTTCACCATCAATTGAATTACTTCGACAGCCTGCAGGATGAAGAACTAAGAACCGCTTTTCTGAAAAGAAACATCGACAGGTTATTCTTTCCGATCAAAGGGATCGCAGAAGATGAGGAATTCAGAGAAGTATATCTGCGTGAAGTAAAAGCCGTGTTAAGCAGCATAAAAGATGTTTATGACAACGACTTGGGTGTCCTGAGAAATCTTTATATCTACATGATCTTAAACGACCTGACAGAGGAATTGCTGTTTTATCTCTCTGAGGAACCAAATGGCCCTATCGTTGAGGAAAACGATCACTATTTTTGGGCACTGCCTTTTTTTCGGGATGGCTCAGAACGGATTCCCGATGAGTTTTATCGTATTAAGGTGCTGCTGGCGAATTTTATCAAGATCAAAAGCATTCAGTATTCGGATCATCACTTAACCGTAAGCGGGTTAAGAATTCCGAACGTCTTTGACGTTGAAACAGCAACTGTTATACTCAGATCAAGAACAGACGTCACGGATCGTATTGTGATGCCGCTGGAGGAAAACGGCGATGGAAGCTTTTCTGCTGCTGGAGAAGTGGACCGGCGAAACGAATCAAGTATCTTTGATGTCTATGTTGAGTTTATTGATATCAATGGGACCGAGAGTATGTTCCGTGTTTCCAGCAAGATGGTGGAGAGCACGATTGAAGACCAGAAAGCCAATAACAGGATTTATTTCACGGGCAAGGGGAACTTATCACTGCTGATTTCTAATCTTCGAATCTCTCAAGTCACTTGTGATGATCAAAGGATCCTCCTTGATGCGAAAGGGTGGAATACCAATATCGGTTTCTTTATGAGGGACAGGCGATCAAAGGAAAAGATCTTTTTTCAGAAGCTCGATGATTCACAGTTCCAGCTTCCATGGAAGTATTTTCTTGAGAAGCATGGCTCATATGATCTGTACTACCGGCTGGTCAATGATAATGTAAGAATCAGTGCCGCCCAGTTTGACCGTTTTGAACCTCAGCTTATCCGAATCGCTGACCGATACATTGATCTGTATAAAACGGGTAATAACAACGTATCCCTTATGTCGTTTACAATGATCAACCGGATTACAGGGAAATTGAAAAAGCTAATAAAAAGGAAGAAGTAA
- a CDS encoding DegT/DnrJ/EryC1/StrS family aminotransferase: MLTELKIDRPIHVTKPKLPDFELYKEYIEGIWENQWLTNDGPLHEQFKENLKDYLNVSNLELFTNGHLALETAIKALDLKGEVITTPFTFASTTHAIVNSGLTPVFCDIEMDSFTIDTDQLEKHITSQTCAILAVHVFGLPCNLEKIEELAKKHNLAVIYDAAHTFGVEINGRSIADFGDVSMFSFHSTKVFHSIEGGLLSFQDEGLKQKLKALKNFGITSQDSVDYVGTNAKMNEFQAAMGLSNLQTIDEDISKRKLVHETYIEHLNSVEAIRHLPNSMENVKHNYSYFPILLHDQETRDQLHESLKNYNVFTRKYFYPLCTDFSCYAEYQEDMPKATFVSERILCLPMYTELETEIVQQICSIIRFELGE; this comes from the coding sequence ATGCTTACTGAATTGAAAATTGACCGACCCATTCATGTTACGAAGCCAAAGCTTCCAGACTTCGAGCTCTACAAGGAATATATAGAAGGAATCTGGGAGAACCAGTGGCTGACCAATGACGGACCGCTTCATGAACAATTTAAAGAAAATCTTAAAGACTACTTGAATGTTTCCAACTTGGAACTGTTTACGAATGGCCATCTTGCGCTGGAAACAGCAATCAAGGCCCTGGATTTAAAAGGGGAAGTCATAACGACTCCGTTTACTTTTGCATCGACGACGCATGCCATCGTAAATAGCGGATTGACGCCTGTTTTTTGTGATATCGAGATGGACAGCTTCACGATCGATACGGATCAGCTCGAAAAGCATATCACAAGCCAGACGTGTGCCATTCTGGCTGTCCATGTCTTTGGGCTTCCGTGCAACCTGGAAAAGATCGAAGAATTGGCCAAAAAGCATAACCTGGCGGTGATCTATGATGCTGCGCATACGTTTGGTGTAGAAATAAACGGCAGAAGCATCGCCGACTTTGGAGATGTTTCGATGTTCAGTTTTCATTCAACCAAAGTGTTTCATTCGATCGAAGGAGGCTTGCTCTCGTTCCAGGATGAAGGATTGAAGCAGAAGCTGAAGGCCCTGAAAAATTTCGGGATCACCTCCCAAGACTCTGTCGACTATGTTGGTACCAATGCCAAAATGAATGAGTTCCAGGCGGCCATGGGCTTGAGCAATCTGCAGACGATTGATGAAGATATCAGTAAAAGAAAGCTCGTTCACGAGACGTATATCGAACATTTGAATTCGGTTGAAGCGATCAGGCATCTGCCGAATTCCATGGAGAATGTGAAGCATAATTATTCGTACTTTCCTATTCTGCTGCACGATCAGGAGACAAGAGATCAGCTGCATGAGTCGTTAAAGAACTACAACGTATTTACGAGGAAGTATTTTTACCCGTTGTGTACAGATTTCAGCTGTTATGCGGAGTATCAGGAAGACATGCCCAAGGCCACTTTCGTCAGCGAACGTATTTTATGTTTGCCGATGTACACGGAACTGGAAACGGAGATTGTACAGCAAATTTGCAGCATAATCAGATTCGAGTTAGGTGAATAA